GCTGGGGTTTGGgtgtatgcatgcatatgtggGTGTGCCTTTAAAGTGAGAGTAAAGGGGAAAGGACAAGAGACAATTATATTCCTGGAAAGATGTCAGTAAATGTCTCCAAAATAAGGTGGACAAAAATCACTCTTCCttaccatttttttaaggatGGACCTTGCTAAGCCTGGCTGAACAGTGTAAAGTGAAGTTCAGAGGCCAGTGGAGAACATTGCTGTGTTAAGACTCcctttcttgggcgcctgggtggctcagtgggttaaagcctctgcctttggctcaggtcatgatctcagggttctgggattgagtcccgcatcgggctctctgctcagctgggagcctgcttccctctctctctctgcctgcctctctgcctacttgtgatctctgtcaaataaataaaatcttaaaaaaaaaaaaaagactccctttCTTTCAGGGATGACAAAGTGCAAAGCCATAAACCATATGGAAAATATCTTTCCTTCTGGAGGTGAACAAAGCAAGCATTCATTAACAGGATTGTGACACTTGGGAAGGTTGATTTTATCTCCTCAactacattttctgttttgttttgttttttttttcatttttttttttttagtaggctccacacccaatgtggggcttgaactcagaaccttgagatcaagagttgcatgctctacccactgagccagccaggtccccccGGCAACTAtagtttctgaaaaagaaattttcagaataaGTTTCTGGGCTTGGTGTTTACCCTAAGATTTGTTTGATTTGTTTATGGGAATTCTTGGAAAGATAAGGGAAATAGCCATGGCTAGGAAGATGGGGGGAGAGTATTTGGTATTTAACCACAGCTCTGGACTGTAATCCATCCCCAACGTGACAGGACATGCCGGGCTTGCAGGCAGGCCTGGGAGAGTTTACTGAGGGTGTCAGGCAGAAACCATCACGCTGACTCAATGTGAGTAATGAGCCTacagagacacacaggaaaaaaccctcagaagacagaaaagactATTGGTTTCTTGGcagttatttcattcttttgcacgtagACAAGGGATGTtcttatatttaaggaaaaagtgaaagagaagcgATTCAGTAGTTTTGGAAAGAACACTTggatgtatcatattgattgttAAAGATCTTTCCAAATAGTAGGGAGTAATAATTATAAGTACTCTAGTAGAGAGAGGCAGAATCTCAAAAACAGTGAacgattttcattttaatgaaaaaaacaaggattggaggaaatgaaatttcttttatttatctttcagaatTCATCTTGGTGATGGCAGTGTTTTATTTCAGCACCATACCAGTCGATGTAATAATCTGTTAATAATCAAGCTCTGTAATTTGTGAATGGcttattattaaaatgattagAGCACATCTAAAGTTAATCAGTAATGATGTTACTTACTTGCATTTTGACATCCATCTCGGGTGGAGAGAGTTTATTTCCCCGGGAAGGCCTTTGCAGCCTCTAGGGGATCTTGTCCACAGGAGGATGTGAGCTTGTGAATATCATCTGTAACCTGTGtcatgaaggggaaaaaaaaaatatggggaaCCACTGTTTTGGAACACGTTTACATGAGCTGTACTCACTAAAAGTTATAATGTAATTCTTGCTGCCTGGGCCCCACGTGCGCGAACTGCTATGATGgaagttaaagggaaaaaaaaattcacaggaaaaggtgcaaagacatcacaagaaaaaaacagagttcACAAAAAGAATGATTCTGGCTTGGCAAAGACGTTTCCAAGGAAAGCTGGCAAGGAAGGTGGACCTAAAATCACATCTAAGAACTTCGAGAAATGTGCCGTAAAACCTGGGAAAAAAGCTGTCAAGCAGTTCAGAAATAAGCAGGAAGGGGAtaaaacaccaaagaacaaattcCAGCAGGCAAATAAattcaacagaaagagaaaattccaaaCGGACGGTAAAAGTGATGAATCAGCGGCCAAGAAACCTAAATGGGACAACttcaaaaagcagaagaaagaactaaAGCAAAGCAGGCAACTCAGTGACAAAACCAACTATGACATTGTTGTTCGGGCGAAACAGATTTGGGAGATCTTACGAAGAAAAGACTGTgacaaagaaaagagagtgaaatTGATGAGTGATTTGCAGAAGTTGATTCAAGGGAAAATTAAAACTATCGCGTTTGCGCACGATTCCACCCGTGTGATCCAGTGTTACATTCAGTACGGGACTGAAGAGCAGAGAAAACAGGCGTTTGAAGAACTGCGAGATGATTTGGTCCAGTTAAGTAAAGCGAAGTATTCCAGAAATATTGTGAAGAAATTCCTCATGTATGGGAGTAAGCCACAGATCGCAGTGATCATAAGCAGTTTTAAAGGCCACGTGAGGAAGATGCTGCGGCACGCGGAGGCGTCCGCCATCGTGGAGTACGCCTACAATGACAAGGCCATCTTGGAGCAGAGGAACATGCTGGCCGAGGAGCTCTACGGCAACACGTTTCAGCTTTACAAGTCCCCAGATCATCCAACCCTGGACAAAGTATTAGAGGTACAGCCAGAAAAACTACAGCTGATTATGGATGAAATGAAGCAGATTCTAACTCCAATGGCCCAAAAGGAAGCTGTGATTAAGCACTCATTGGTGCACAAAGTATTCCTGGACTTTTTCACCTATGCGCCCCCAAAGCTAAGATCAGAAACGATCGAAGCCATCCGCGAAGCCGTGATCTACCTGGCGCACACACATGATGGTGCTAGAGTAGCCATGCACTGCCTGTGGTACGGCACACCCAAGGACAGGAAAGTGATTGTGAAAACAATGAAGACTTATATTGAAAAGGTGGCCAATGGCCAGTACTCCCATTTGGTCTTACTGGCGGCATTTGATTGTATCGATGATACTAAGCTTGTGAAGCAGATAATCATATCCGAAATTATTAGTTCTTTGCCCAACATAGTAAAGGACAAATACGGAAGGAAGGTTCTGTTGTATTTACTGAGCCCCAGAGACCCTGCACATACGGTGCGAGAGATCATTGAGGTTCTGCAGAAAGGAGACGGCAATGCACACAGTAAGAAAGATACAGCGATCCGCCGACGTGAGCTCTTAGAGGCCAtctctcctgctttgttaaaCTACCTGCAAGGACACGCCCAAGAATTGGTGTTGGATAAGTCTGCATGTGTGTTGGTGGCCAACATTCTGGGAGCCGCCGTTGGAGACCTTCAGCCTGCCATGAATGCTATTGCCAGCGTGGCAGCAGCCGAGCTCCATCCCGGTGGCAAGGATGGAGAGCTGCACGTTGCAGAGCATCCCGCAGGACACCTTGTTCTGAAGTGGTTAATAGAACAAgatgagaagatgaagaaaagtgGAAGAGAAGGTGGTTTTGCAAAAACACTTGTCGAGCTTGTTGGTGTGAAGAACCTGAAGGCCTGGGCTAGTGTAAACCGTGGGGCGATTGGCCTGTCTAGCCTTCTCCAGAGTTCCGATCAAGAAGTTGTGCAGAAAGTCAAAGCTGGACTGAAGGGCCTCATTCCCACATTGGAGAAAAACAAGAACACCAGCAAAGGAGTAGAAATGCTACTGGAAAAACTGGCCGCATAGTGGACACAGTTAAGAACAAGAGAGAATCGTTTTTCCTGTCCTCTTTTCCCAGTGTGGACAAGAAGTGCTCGGGTCTACCTTCCTGGGAATCTGGGTGCTctgtatatttgtttgtttttttttttttataagagtctatttataaaacaatttctaaaaaaaaaaaaaaaaagttataatgtaATTCTTGAgtcccaaattatttttttgtgaatGGCAGATTATATCTGTGTAGTAACTTCACTTTTGTAACAAAAGTAATTGAAAATATCTtaatatgataaataataatttaattaactcAGGTACATCTATACACACCCAGGGAATTGGAGAATTAAAGCGGTCtttcaaatataagaaaagagATTCAAAATTTCTCTAGTGCCTGAGGATTTTAGGAAGATGTTCGTTTTTAAACCTGATTTGTTTgagctgtacttttttttttctttttctttctgttttggcaGTGGACTGATTTTGAATTTCATCCCCCTCTCTAGTTCCCACATAGAGATTTTACTAGACAGAAATATGTTTAAATGCTAAGCAAACCAGTTAAgcaaaacactgattcaaagaaGGCAACGGGAAAAAATTTCTCTTGataatttaactttaaatatcACAGTGACCCATACTAGCTTCTGTAAGTACATTTGtggttaaagaatttttttaattcataaagatCATTATGAACATTACTATATGCCTTGAAAGCAGATCTCTTGTTTGACTGGGCAGTTATCTGCTAATTTAccatgacactttttttttttttcaggcggACCTCTCTTAACGTTTACTGAAACAATATCTGAGTGATGTCATACCTTTTGGGAAAGTCACACCCGTTTCATGTAGACTCAGCTACAAAAGAGGTAAGTCAGTCAACAAAGACTTCTTGTGACTAATTCTTCTCTGGgtatgaaagaggaagagagtgtATCATCAtacttctttcttaattttaggATTAGAGCATGCATCTGAAGTAATCAGGACATTTGATGACAAGTCAACAAATTAAGCAGAGCAGTATTACAGGGAAGACTTAGAGGTGAACAAAGTAAAACCCATGTGAAAGCTCATGTTAAAGGATTGATTTATGGTTCATAAAAGTGCCATTCTGAGTTTCCATTGTTTGGCACTGTGGGAGAATCCGTCTACATGGTGGAATTTTCAGTAGTTGGAATCCTAAGTCTACAGAGTGTGGTTTATGTTTATTATACCTTTGATTTTCACCTCAGGAGTATGGATAAGCCATccgaaataaacaaaaaaatcagaggaagatTGGGGCTTCTAGGTTTTCAGGAATAATTAAGATGGTGGGACATCTATGGAACatgtcatttacttttatttcttagagacTAGATGCCTGAGGTCTGTTTGTCAGAATGTGAAACCTGAGTCCCAGGTATGCTCTGTGGCCCTACATGGACAGATGCCAAATATGTGATTTGAGGGACCCTGGAAAGTGTTTATGCTTAAAACACCTCACCTCCTGACCTATGACCTAATGATAATGGAAATCACTTTGTTTTCTAAGTAAACAGATATTGAGTATTAAAGATACCTATTCCAAGGAGGAATAACAAAGTGCTGCTGTGATTGATACTTTATCTTGAATTAAATTACCAAAACAACTAtcaattgttttattaattattaatttgtttaattaattattaattattttattaattattaaaaacttaaCTAGTTATGGtcagttttttaaaggaatcagGAGGTAGTGATTCTCAAAACATTAGGCATAGCATGTTTGAGAAATAAGGTAAAAAAAcatgcaaaggaaaacaaatttcatttcctttaattttatgttGGGTCAACTAGTTTTTGCAAATGAAACTATTTTTCATGTGGCTAGCAACTTGGCACCGTATATCATAGAAACTGAATATAAAGTGTGGtctcttctgtgtgtgttgtAATTGCTATTCTGTTGGTGTTATCTAACATATGGATACTACAGAAGGTTGGGTTAAGAGCATCATTCCTTTCACGCTAATTTTCAagtaacttttttcccccaaagccacCTGGCTGCCCTATTCTATTTGGTGGAAATGATGTAATTAAAAGTCTTAGAGGTCTTAGAGGGCTCACTGGGTcggtctaactcttgatctcagctcaggtcttgatctcagggtcctgagtttgagccctgccttgggtttcacactgggtgtggtgactgctgaaacaacaacaacaaaactctcaGCAGGAAAAACCTCTCCACTCTGCCCTTTCCAAGGAAGCTCAGCTGAAAACTTAAAATCATCTGgtgattttaatcattttggcTATCTAAGATAACAATTTAGTATGAATAAATTCGTCTCTCTTTGCTTATGTATTCAAAGGAGTTTCCAGTGTGGAGTGGCCTATGTGAATGAGGCAAAAGAttagtgaaaaagaaatattatagtgGCAGTTTGGAGTTGCAGGAAGAGAATTAACCTAGTCAATTCCTAACTCTGCCCTTGATAAGTTGCTTTTCAGCATGTTTGAACATCTGTAAAACAAGGTTTTGGATCAGATAATATAGATGTTTAGAGTTTGTATGGTTTTAATACTTTGCATGTCAGTACTCTTAACTCTACGTTGAGTTCATTTTGAAGATTtaaattataatgataaaaacaataaaaaataacaatctttACGAGCACTTACTCTGTCCTAAGTGCACGCTTGTAACCTCTTTACAAAAACCTCCTGATGTAGGTAAGGACTATTATTTCCATAATAATAGTCCAGGGAGGTGCAGAGTGATTAAGTAACGttcccaaggacacacagctagctAGTAAGTGGTGAAGCTAGGGTTTGAATTCAAATAGTTGTCTCCAAAGCTTAACCTCTTAACTGTTAACTTaaaacacacaattaaaaaacaaaccacattaaaaaaattcaaatttatcttttgttAATCATTAAAACATAATACAGTTGTTTTGATTGACTAATAGATAGaatgacattttataattttctcatgGGCCCTGGCGTAGTAACTTTGATTTTGTGCAAAGTTTAGCAGGCTTTCTTTGCCCAACAAATCCATGTTTCCtatcaaaatattcaaaaacatcTCCTGACTTGTTCTTTCAGTGGAGACATCCTTTCCCAGCCAGAGCTGGCAGAAGTAGCAAGAACATGTGTTGGCTTGTTCTGGAGGCTTTGTTGTGAAATAGGTTTGCATAGAATAGAAGAGCTTCTATCATCTTGGCAGCAAATGTCTTTGTTGCTGGTTTGCCTCTTTGAAAGAATTTCCAAAGATCAGTACAACAGACCCTTCTGTTGCAGAGTCTGAGAAGGTGTAAGGAGGAAGAGTGGTGAGTTAGAAGATGAACTTATGTTTCAACTGTAGCAACCATACCTTGTGAGGAAAAATTAATAGCAATTTATAACAgctgagaggaagagggaagatgCAGGAAGGAATATTGTCAGAACTTACTAGACTGTttattacatattaaattttttgtCATATAAGAAGTTGTATATAATGAATGTGTTTAACTTGATGAGTTTGGTGGTAAGTATACAcctatgaaaccatcaccacgGTCTATGCCATGAAACTATTCATTCcctccaaaagtttcctccctctctcttatttattattcttattcttattattaaTGACAAGAAGACTGAATACAAGATTTACCCTTTTAGCAAAATTTATGTATACAATACATTATTGCTAACTATAGGTTCTATGATGTACAGTAGATCTCTCGAAGTTATTCATTTTATCTAAATGAAACTTTGTGCCCTTTGACTAATACTTCCACTTCCTATGACACAGTTGCCTACTAATCTAAAGTTGAGGATGTCAGCCCTACATGAGAATAATTAAGAGTTTGGTCAAACAAGGTCTTTTCATTATGCTTTACCTGAAGAAAAATTAGGTGGAAAATCTaggtggttcttttctttctttttttttttttttaaattttatttatttatcggaaagagagaggggaagagagcgagcacaggcagacagaatggcaggcagaggcagagggagaagcagggtccctgatgagcaaggagcccgatgtgggactcaatcccaggatgctgggatcatgacctgagccgaaggcagctgcttaaccaactgagccacccaggtgtccctttttctttttaataataaatttggaGAGCAGACTCTGCATGCAGAAACTTTCTATCTGCAACACAAACCAAGCGTCACTGTCTGTTCCATGGGTCTGATGATGGAAAGACACTGCTTCAGCTACACTGAGCTACTTGCTTAcctgagggtgtgtgtgtgtgtgtgtgtgtgtgtatgtgtgttaccCCCAGGTTAGGACCACATAATTCTTACTATCAACATGGTCAGTTGGACGTGGGAAGACATGACTGAAGTTAATCTCACTTTTTGTGTTTAAATACTCAGATTTGGCTTAGTTATAATGCCTTTTTGCAGGAGTGGAAACCATGTCATTATCCCATTTAAATAAGTACAAGATTACCTGATTCTGTGCTGCTTTATAATTAAGAGAGTTCTTTGCAATCCTCTTTTGGttatgaaagaatataaatactTCCTTTGCCCTCTGAGGAGAGGAAGACATACGTGTTCTTTCAATCTGAGTGTTTTGCTTATATTAGGATTTCATACTCTTTGTTTTCACACAACTTTTACTGTTTGCTAGCTTAATAATGACAAATTCCGTGCACAGAAAACATCAGAGATGTACCAAGgcataaacttaaaaatatgatgGTACTTCATGAAATAAATGTGGAAGGAGAGATAACATTAAGGCGTAAAATAGTACTTGTCGTTGTTCAGTTGTGTTGTTTTCTACAAATCATGGAAACACTGAGGTGGAGGGACCCATTTAAAgttatcatataaaaaaatgaaatggaataaaacaaaaatcagggtcttagatacagagaacagactggtgattGCCAAACGTGGGGCATGGGAggtggggaaaatgggtgaaagggttcaaaaagtataaacttggttataaataagtcatggggatataatatacagcatggtcACTATCATTAATAATACTgaattgcatatttgaaagttgtgaagagggtagatcttacaagtccttatcacaagaaaaaaattttttataactatgtatggtgatggatgttaccTAGACTTACTGTGTTGATCATTTCTCAATATGTATTAatattgaatcagaatctctcCATATAAAGTTACTTTTACATCTAGCTACATGTCACACATGACCCCTTCTAAATAGTGTGATATCAAAGTAATCCTTAAGGAGTTGATCAGAAAGGAGATTCCATGACTTTTGGGGagtttgttttccttattaaatGTGAAAGAGATGTTCATTGTGCCctgaaaaataaactcacataTACCTCAAAATAGCAGCAAATCATATACTTGTTTCTTTCTATCCATTCCTTTGTCTCtacctttttctctatctctcattCTTAGATACATCTAGAAATATATAGATTGCCCTGTCCTCTATGTCCAAATAGATATATTTGTCTACAATGTACTGCTTCTTTAATCTTTAGAATTATATCTagatttctggttttttaaaaattattttcattgttttctttgtatttccaatttttcatgCTCTACTCAAGTCTTAGGGCTGAAAGGAAGCAGATTATTTTGACAGAGTAATGgttatatattattattgctTTCTATTGTAAATAACTGTAGATAAACCTTTACATTTATGTCACTTTATTGAATGACTTTGAGGTAGTAATTTGCTTCTCTGGATCTCTGTTTTCCTCATTATAATTAGAGTTACtgtaagaattaaattagaatatGTAACTAACAGTCTTGGCCAGCTGGTGGGGCTTACCGGTGTCTAGTTTCTTCCTGCTCTGGTAACTGTATCCATTTGCACTTGTTCTTTTAGACCATCATTCTCTTGAGTTTTAACTGTATCTGCATTGTGTTTAGATTATTGTTttgcatttgttgaaaagaaagtctatttataaaggaaaaagaaagtaaagacacCAACCTTGAAGGGCCCATGTCTTGTCATGGAGGGATcaggcagagcagaaggaatCTCAGTCTTCATTGTGGAAAATGTGTTGCTTCTGGCACCTGTAAATCAAAcaattatcttcttttctttatcaaTTCCCCCCCCACACTTAAAAATGATCTCAGACTGTGCTGTTGAACAAGTATTAAGCCATATAATCTCTGACTCAGAGTTATTTGTAGACCCAGTGCAGGAGTCTGAATATACTCAGGATTTTCTGCAGGAGTGCAGAAAACACTGAATTACCAATAACAGGAAGGAGAGATCCTTAACGTTTACTTGTTTCTTAATTGTTAGTTGCATTGAAGCTTGAGAGttgagtgtgtttttttttcatgctCTTCCTTGAATTTTGACAATTAAGATACATTGATCTTGCTGTTTTTATTCTTCAAACTTTCTATAAATTGGAGGATGAGGGGATATTTTTGGAATTTACCTACAGGGGCTTCATTTTTTCCTGGGTTTGATTCGGAATGTCAGAATCAAATCATCCCCTTTCCTTCACTCTACGCCCACTCTAACCCAGTTTCTGCTCCTCATACACCAGATCCCAGTTGAACTGTATGGATTAAAGAATAAGGACGGTCAGCCAAGGCAAGATTTGAAGTTCCAAAGGGACTTTTTGTGGCATCCCtttaaagaaagacataaaaataacagacatttattgggAGACACATCCAAGCTGCTGGGGCTGACAGCTGTCCCCAGATCCATGGTACATTTTTCATCATGTTAGGCTGGAAACCTTACCTTCTTTTTACTCCAGCTTTTGTCTCTGAGGCATCATTGCATGTCAGAACTTTTGCCTGAAAGATCATTCCAAACTaccaaacaaataataaatgactTAAAACCTCTCGTTAATAAAAGACTGCTCTGACCTCATCGAGCACTATTTCCACCTGAAGAAGAGATCCTGAGTCCCCAGGTACTTCCTTCCTGcgtgggaggatgggcaaaaggtatcagctagaaaaaaaatataaaatactgataaaaatacCTATGTAAGTCAGTTTCTTACCTTATATTTCTTAGTAACTGTTAATTCTAGAGAGTAGCTCACCTTTTACTAAATGGTTAAGGAAGTACTCATGTTTGTTGCCAACGGTTTTATTATCTCAGTGTTATACTGTTGAAGTTTCAGCATATactgtttaaaatttataatacatcAAGTAAAAAgacagttttaaacatttttcttttttttttttttgctttaaacaatttttatttttggtgaaaaaaTACAGATACATTTTTGCTTTGAATTTACTTTTACATGGCAATTCAAGGTCCTTCTAGACAAGatgagtctatttttattttaaaacacatttaatttcaatttttcccTTAGAGAGCCTTTACGACAGTGACATAGTTTCCTCTGTAGTTTGGCAATGCAGCGAAATTCCCATTTCATCATAAGTTGGGTTTTAAGAGGCAACGCCAAAATTCTTTGAGGATCCTGAAGACACTTTTGAACTTGAAATAAggattattatgattattaatttAATTCACATGCATCACAGAGGCACACATCAACCATGTGTGATCTAGACTCCAGGACAAGCTTCTGTTGAGAAGAGGCCACAGTGATAATAGCAAGGCAGTTTCCTCAGGACCTGGCAGCCACTCCACAGGATCTAAGTCCCCTCACCTCAAGATGGGCACACTGCAGGTATTGTTGAAACAGTGGGATTATCTTAAAAGAACAGATTGCCCGCTCTTCTTGGCCATCCTAGCACATACCTTCCTGGTAGTCATGCATGGCaccagggggagggaaggatgttAGATGTAGGGACATTTAGGAGGTCTCTTTCCTCCCAGGGAAGCTTAGGATTGTATCCTTCTGTGTTAAAAGATACTTTATTACTTTGCATTCCATCTGGAAAAACAAATAGATTTTGAATATGGCTGGCAACAAAACAGGGAGAAGTCTTTTATATACAATTAGAGACAGTGACAATGACCTTGTAAAGACTCAGCTAAAACCAGAATGTTGATAAGAAGGTAGGGTGTTCTCTAGGGGCTAAAGGCTGAAGATGAATGACTTGAAATGATTTGAAGAGCTGCACCGCTATCGGTGCATATGAAATAATGAATTCAAAATCTTCATTGTTTTGCTAGAGAATTTAGTTGTTGTAGCTGTTTCAGAGTACTGAGGCTTAATAAAATAGAGGTTAATGATAATCCATTTCCATCTCCCTTTTTGACTTGAAACGGGGCTTATAATACATATTCAAAAATTTCACCCTATGTTAATCTAGTCAGAGGCCTCTTTTCCTTATGAGAAAAACCATGTTTGTATTCTCACAAAGTCTGTAGACATTGTTAACATAATAAGCAGCACTGTCATCTGCAAATTACATCTACTCACTGACATTTACAAAATAGAGAGTAATTTTCAAGAACTATTAACACAGGATTTGTATTGAGAAATGTATACCAAGGAGCTCAAAGTAAgatattttctttggatagaTCCTTTCAAAGtaatttagaaaaacacaaaatattatttacacCATACTAAACTTTCCTAAATGCTCTATGATATTTTCTTATCAAACTGTATTTTGAGAATGGAAGGATATAGATATAGCAGTTTAATGCAAAAGCCAGTAGCCCTTAGCTTGAGCAAAAGATGCACTTAGGGTCTCCCAACACCGAGAAGATGACAACTCAGCTGCAACTATTTCCCTTTTCCAAGCAGCTCAAAATGCTTTAGCAAAGACCTTATGACTCTTAGGTCATTATTAGTGACATAAGAAAAGGTGACAGAGACAAGAACTGGGGCTCTTGACTCCAAGTGCTTAATCCAATAAAACACGCTGCATTTTAGTTAAAGGGACAAATACATTTCTTTGGTACTGCAAAAAGAGAAGTTTAAAAGTTGTTAATTATTAATTGGAATTTTCCCACTAAATATGATCTCAAGATTTTTGGAAAAACATCCAGATTTACTACCACTTGAATGGTATTTGAGAAGTGAGAGTGACAACATGACCCAGTTTGGGGATATTAACTAGAAAATTTAAACTGATCAAGCTCGGTTTAGGAGATTCCAAAATAAGTGCCCAGTTAGACTAATACTGTGAGCTTTGCTATGCTCCTTTGAACAATTTGGTCCAAATAATATATTCAGCCAATATGTTATTCCAGTTCATTCTGGTCATATCAGACGGGAACAAGGATCTTCTATACAGATCATATTACGTGACCCCCTTATCTCCATCGGAGTCTGTAGGTTGCCAGGAACATTGGAAATGGGACCAATCACCCTTTCTGTCACTATTACATTTTGCGTGAGAAGTGGCTCAGAGACTGTAGTGGAAGGTTGCACGAGAGAACCAGAGGCCGAATAAGTCTCTGTTACCAAATAGCTACCATGCTGCAGAGGGTCAGGGATGGAAACAGCTGGCTGCAGAACAGAGCCGGAAGCAGACAAAGCAGAGGTTCCTTGACTGCCTGACAAAGTCTGGCCCCTAACAGATTCTGGCTGTTGGACTCCTAGGGAATAGCCACAGGATTCCATGCCCAAATGGCTGTCTTTGGAAGGTGGCTGAAATTGTTGGGCTTCTTCATCGATCCCGAGGCTTATCTCTGCaagctttttaaatttggggCCGAGCGAGTCCAAGAAGCTGTCATCCAGCTCATCGGCAATAAAACTGCAACAACCCAAGGAGCCCACGGGAGAACCGGGGGCACCCATTCCTTCATTATCATAGATCAGCAAGCAGTCATTTGCTTCCTGGGCATCGTCTTCCTCTGCAC
This DNA window, taken from Mustela erminea isolate mMusErm1 chromosome 13, mMusErm1.Pri, whole genome shotgun sequence, encodes the following:
- the LOC116571364 gene encoding pumilio homolog 3-like, which encodes MMEVKGKKKFTGKGAKTSQEKNRVHKKNDSGLAKTFPRKAGKEGGPKITSKNFEKCAVKPGKKAVKQFRNKQEGDKTPKNKFQQANKFNRKRKFQTDGKSDESAAKKPKWDNFKKQKKELKQSRQLSDKTNYDIVVRAKQIWEILRRKDCDKEKRVKLMSDLQKLIQGKIKTIAFAHDSTRVIQCYIQYGTEEQRKQAFEELRDDLVQLSKAKYSRNIVKKFLMYGSKPQIAVIISSFKGHVRKMLRHAEASAIVEYAYNDKAILEQRNMLAEELYGNTFQLYKSPDHPTLDKVLEVQPEKLQLIMDEMKQILTPMAQKEAVIKHSLVHKVFLDFFTYAPPKLRSETIEAIREAVIYLAHTHDGARVAMHCLWYGTPKDRKVIVKTMKTYIEKVANGQYSHLVLLAAFDCIDDTKLVKQIIISEIISSLPNIVKDKYGRKVLLYLLSPRDPAHTVREIIEVLQKGDGNAHSKKDTAIRRRELLEAISPALLNYLQGHAQELVLDKSACVLVANILGAAVGDLQPAMNAIASVAAAELHPGGKDGELHVAEHPAGHLVLKWLIEQDEKMKKSGREGGFAKTLVELVGVKNLKAWASVNRGAIGLSSLLQSSDQEVVQKVKAGLKGLIPTLEKNKNTSKGVEMLLEKLAA